One window from the genome of Salisaeta longa DSM 21114 encodes:
- a CDS encoding CRISPR-associated endoribonuclease Cas6 yields the protein MRLNLRLTGNTEPVPFNHLHRLTGFLHDRIGPNALHDAISLYSFGWLHDGQKVDGSAEYPEGHLTFPQGATWRVSFYDDAIAKRLMEGILRDPVVFAGMRIYEVKEQAAPHFGGCYRFKTDRGPVVARTERPGGGRDYLAWDNADADAVLTRLLRHKLDIAGLTGAHQDVTVQFDRTYRHAHTKVAAVKGVQHKGSICPVVVRGTPAAVRFAWLVGVGDLTGSGFGALR from the coding sequence ATGCGCCTGAACCTACGCCTGACCGGCAACACCGAACCGGTTCCGTTCAATCACCTGCATCGCCTCACGGGCTTTCTGCACGACCGCATTGGTCCCAACGCGCTGCACGACGCCATCAGCCTGTACAGTTTTGGCTGGCTGCACGACGGGCAGAAGGTCGACGGCTCCGCCGAATATCCGGAGGGGCACCTCACCTTTCCGCAGGGTGCAACCTGGCGCGTGAGCTTCTACGACGACGCCATCGCGAAGCGGCTCATGGAGGGCATCCTGCGCGATCCGGTGGTGTTTGCGGGGATGCGCATCTACGAGGTGAAGGAGCAAGCCGCGCCACACTTTGGCGGGTGCTACCGCTTCAAGACCGACCGGGGCCCCGTGGTGGCGCGCACGGAGCGTCCGGGCGGCGGCCGCGACTACCTGGCGTGGGACAACGCGGATGCCGACGCTGTGCTGACGCGCTTGCTGCGCCACAAGCTGGACATCGCGGGCCTGACGGGCGCGCATCAGGACGTGACCGTGCAGTTCGACCGGACCTACCGCCACGCGCACACCAAGGTGGCCGCCGTGAAGGGCGTGCAGCACAAGGGAAGCATCTGCCCGGTGGTCGTTCGCGGCACGCCCGCGGCGGTGCGGTTTGCCTGGCTCGTGGGCGTCGGGGATTTGACGGGCTCCGGGTTTGGCGCGCTGCGATGA
- a CDS encoding transposase, with the protein MPRDYDQYHTHHRSRRLAGWDYTRAAAYFVTLCTDHRVYLFGEVQDGRMALSAYGQIAAAGWYRSEGLRDEVHLDAFVVMPNHVHGIVVIAPPAADAPTDPHGYDLCVTADKGQNAASRSDATSVSKSDDDVTSTGRSTLPVGPPPKSLGAMMAGYKSAVTRRINKERGTPGTAVWQRNYHDHIIRTERA; encoded by the coding sequence ATGCCCCGCGATTACGATCAATACCACACGCACCACCGGTCACGCCGCCTGGCGGGATGGGATTATACCCGCGCAGCCGCTTATTTCGTGACCCTCTGCACGGACCATCGGGTGTATCTGTTTGGCGAGGTGCAGGACGGGCGGATGGCGCTGAGTGCGTACGGACAAATCGCGGCCGCCGGGTGGTACCGGTCCGAGGGTTTACGCGACGAGGTGCACCTGGACGCCTTTGTGGTCATGCCTAACCACGTGCATGGCATCGTGGTGATTGCCCCACCCGCGGCCGACGCGCCGACCGACCCGCACGGCTACGACCTGTGCGTCACTGCGGATAAGGGGCAAAACGCAGCGTCGCGCAGTGATGCGACATCGGTTTCGAAATCCGACGACGACGTAACGTCGACCGGCCGGTCGACGTTACCGGTGGGGCCTCCGCCAAAGTCGCTAGGGGCGATGATGGCCGGGTACAAGTCGGCCGTCACCCGCCGCATCAACAAGGAGCGCGGCACCCCAGGCACGGCGGTCTGGCAGCGCAATTACCACGACCACATCATCCGCACCGAACGCGCATGA
- a CDS encoding peptidylprolyl isomerase: MTKRGFWWIACVLVIGGGLVGCSGSASTTAPEQAAAPPPDSTVVVARYADTTLTWGRLQRAYARSTQAPTDTTDTLAAYRDFLERYVNYQLKVRAARAAGLDTLRSVRREVASYRRQVAQPRLVADAVIEPLVRELYARRDTSVDVSHILLRVPAGASPKDTLAVYRRMQALRDSLQQGVPFAALARRNSEDPSAARRGARGYEGRLGYLTAGQLVKPFEDAMYATPVDSLSPIIRTRFGYHLLKVHGRRARPQPVTIAHIMIRPDSSRASARRLVDSLHTALQNGSSFERLARQFSDDTRTSVRGGLLGTVSPEQRLPPAFREAAFALDSLNQISDVVRTRFGFHILQLRGKEARPTFEDAYPELKETVARLPRSDRQQAAFAAGIRAREGMRVDTARVRAALDTTTFAASTRRVLSRAEAFDARPFAAMGDSTYTLADLRRFVQSTSGQAQQPFAATLTDFLNDAALRYAAQRLEARDPAFARTMQRYREGLLLFRFMQDSVWTAAARDTAGLRAYFRAHRAAYRWPRRAETLVFRSPSDSLLQPVIALYNDRRTFAAVAQRAASDSLIAVDTMLVDTSQAAPYPQVLDVATGEAVGPLTHEGTAYFMIRLGTRVARRKTFDEARAAVVNDYQAAYEARVMDRLRRRYRAETYPKRLRRLVPAAPDSSSTK; encoded by the coding sequence ATGACAAAACGGGGGTTTTGGTGGATCGCGTGCGTGCTGGTCATTGGTGGGGGGCTGGTGGGCTGCTCGGGCAGTGCATCGACGACCGCGCCCGAACAGGCCGCCGCGCCACCGCCCGATTCGACGGTGGTGGTGGCCCGCTACGCCGACACGACGCTCACCTGGGGCCGGTTGCAACGGGCGTACGCCCGCTCCACACAGGCGCCCACCGATACCACCGACACCCTGGCCGCCTACCGCGACTTCTTGGAGCGGTACGTCAACTATCAGCTGAAGGTGCGGGCGGCCCGCGCGGCCGGTCTCGATACGCTGCGGAGTGTGCGCCGCGAGGTGGCATCGTACAGGCGGCAGGTGGCCCAGCCGCGCCTGGTGGCCGATGCCGTGATTGAGCCGCTGGTGCGCGAGCTGTACGCCCGCCGCGACACCTCGGTGGACGTGAGCCACATCTTGTTGCGGGTGCCTGCGGGGGCGTCGCCCAAAGATACGCTGGCGGTGTATCGCCGCATGCAAGCCCTCCGGGATTCGCTGCAGCAGGGCGTGCCGTTTGCCGCGCTCGCCCGGCGTAACTCCGAAGATCCCAGCGCCGCCCGCCGCGGCGCGCGCGGCTACGAGGGCCGCCTGGGCTACCTGACGGCGGGGCAGCTCGTGAAGCCGTTCGAGGATGCGATGTATGCCACGCCGGTCGACAGCCTCTCCCCCATCATCCGTACCCGCTTTGGCTATCACCTGTTGAAGGTGCACGGCCGCCGGGCGCGTCCGCAGCCCGTTACCATCGCGCACATCATGATTCGTCCGGACAGCAGCCGGGCATCGGCGCGCCGGCTCGTCGATTCGCTGCACACGGCCCTCCAAAACGGCTCGAGCTTCGAGCGGCTGGCCCGTCAGTTTTCCGATGACACGCGCACCAGCGTACGGGGCGGCCTGCTGGGCACCGTCTCGCCGGAGCAGCGCCTGCCCCCTGCGTTTCGGGAGGCGGCGTTTGCGCTCGACTCGCTCAACCAAATCTCTGATGTGGTGCGCACGCGCTTCGGCTTTCACATCCTGCAGCTGCGCGGCAAAGAAGCGCGGCCCACGTTTGAGGACGCGTACCCCGAGTTGAAGGAGACCGTGGCGCGCCTGCCGCGCTCGGATCGGCAACAGGCGGCCTTTGCCGCGGGCATCCGGGCCCGCGAGGGCATGCGCGTAGACACGGCCCGCGTCCGTGCAGCCCTCGACACGACCACATTCGCGGCGTCTACACGGCGTGTGCTGTCCCGCGCCGAGGCGTTCGATGCGCGCCCGTTTGCGGCGATGGGCGACTCGACGTACACGCTGGCCGACCTCCGCCGCTTCGTCCAAAGCACGAGCGGGCAGGCGCAGCAACCGTTTGCTGCCACGCTCACCGACTTTCTGAACGACGCCGCGTTGCGCTATGCCGCCCAGCGGCTTGAAGCCCGCGACCCGGCGTTTGCGCGCACCATGCAGCGGTACCGCGAGGGCTTGCTGCTCTTCCGGTTTATGCAAGATTCGGTGTGGACGGCCGCGGCCCGCGACACCGCGGGGCTGCGCGCGTACTTCCGGGCGCACCGGGCGGCCTACCGCTGGCCGCGCCGCGCCGAAACGCTGGTCTTTCGCAGCCCGTCCGATTCGCTCCTTCAGCCGGTAATCGCGCTGTACAACGACCGCCGCACGTTTGCCGCCGTGGCCCAGCGCGCGGCGTCCGACTCGCTCATTGCGGTGGACACGATGCTTGTGGACACGTCGCAGGCCGCGCCCTATCCGCAGGTGCTGGATGTTGCCACCGGCGAAGCCGTGGGCCCGCTCACGCACGAGGGAACGGCCTACTTCATGATACGGTTGGGCACGCGGGTGGCACGCCGCAAAACGTTTGATGAAGCGCGGGCGGCGGTGGTTAACGACTACCAGGCCGCCTACGAAGCGCGCGTAATGGACCGCCTGCGCCGCCGGTATCGTGCGGAAACGTACCCCAAGCGCCTACGCCGCCTCGTGCCCGCCGCCCCTGATTCCTCGTCGACGAAGTAG
- the gltX gene encoding glutamate--tRNA ligase codes for MAPSDRPVRVRFAPSPTGFLHIGGLRTALYNYLFARKHEGTFILRIEDTDRSRYVEEAEADIQRALTWSGLAYDEGPGAEGPHAPYYQSERSALYRRYADTLIEEGHAYYAFDTEDELAAMREELATEANPQPTYNAATRMQMRNSLTLPDDEVEALLAKDTPHVIRLKVPRRETIQFTDEIRGTVSFEASGLDDQVLLKSDGMPTYHLANVVDDHHMEISHVIRGEEWLSSTPKHILMYRALGWTPPKMAHLPLILSPEGGKLSKRDANELGIPVYVRDYIEEGYEAEALVNFLAFLGWNPGTEQELFTLEELAEAFSLDRVGASGVQFDLDKLQWYNEQYVRKLSVEELVAKARPHVKAAGYDPSDETLHTVCDLMQDRITRVQDIATEAFYFFEDPDSYEPKDVKKRWKDDSADLLRMYADRLEAADTFDTDTVEALLRDLADAEDVGAGRIIHPARLAVSGRTYGPGVFGLLVGVGKEACIRRMRRAVEELG; via the coding sequence ATGGCTCCCTCTGATCGTCCGGTTCGCGTACGTTTTGCTCCCAGCCCTACCGGCTTCCTGCACATTGGCGGGCTGCGTACGGCGCTGTACAACTACCTGTTTGCCCGCAAGCACGAAGGCACTTTCATCTTGCGGATTGAGGACACCGACCGGTCGCGCTATGTGGAAGAGGCCGAGGCCGACATCCAGCGGGCCCTCACCTGGAGCGGGCTGGCGTATGATGAAGGACCGGGCGCCGAGGGGCCGCATGCGCCGTACTACCAATCGGAGCGCAGCGCCCTCTACCGGAGATATGCCGATACGCTGATTGAAGAAGGCCACGCCTACTACGCGTTCGACACCGAGGACGAGCTGGCGGCCATGCGAGAGGAGCTGGCCACCGAGGCCAATCCGCAGCCCACCTACAACGCCGCCACGCGCATGCAAATGCGCAACAGCCTGACGCTACCCGACGACGAAGTGGAGGCGCTGCTCGCCAAAGACACCCCGCACGTCATCCGCCTGAAGGTGCCCCGACGCGAAACCATCCAGTTCACCGACGAGATTCGCGGCACGGTGTCGTTTGAGGCCAGCGGCCTCGACGATCAGGTGCTCCTGAAGTCTGACGGCATGCCAACGTACCACCTCGCGAACGTGGTGGATGACCATCACATGGAGATCTCGCACGTCATCCGCGGCGAGGAATGGCTCTCCTCCACGCCCAAGCACATCCTGATGTACCGCGCCCTGGGCTGGACGCCCCCCAAGATGGCGCACCTGCCGCTGATCTTGAGTCCGGAGGGCGGCAAGCTGTCGAAGCGCGACGCCAACGAGCTGGGCATTCCGGTGTACGTGCGCGACTACATCGAGGAAGGCTATGAGGCCGAAGCGCTCGTCAACTTCCTGGCCTTCCTGGGTTGGAATCCGGGCACCGAGCAGGAGCTCTTTACGCTGGAAGAGCTCGCAGAGGCCTTCTCGCTCGACCGCGTGGGCGCAAGCGGCGTGCAGTTCGACCTCGACAAGCTGCAGTGGTACAACGAGCAGTACGTGCGCAAGCTGTCGGTGGAGGAGCTGGTCGCGAAGGCGCGTCCGCATGTGAAAGCCGCCGGGTACGATCCGTCCGATGAGACGCTACACACCGTCTGCGACCTGATGCAGGATCGCATCACGCGGGTGCAGGACATTGCCACGGAGGCGTTCTATTTCTTTGAAGACCCCGACAGCTACGAGCCGAAGGACGTGAAGAAGCGCTGGAAGGACGACTCGGCCGACCTGCTGCGCATGTACGCCGATCGCCTTGAAGCGGCCGATACGTTTGACACCGACACCGTGGAGGCGCTGCTGCGCGACCTGGCCGATGCCGAGGACGTGGGCGCGGGGCGCATCATCCACCCGGCCCGCCTGGCGGTGAGTGGGCGCACCTATGGGCCCGGCGTGTTCGGGCTGCTTGTGGGCGTCGGGAAGGAGGCGTGCATCCGCCGGATGCGCCGCGCCGTGGAGGAGCTTGGGTAA
- a CDS encoding helix-turn-helix transcriptional regulator, with amino-acid sequence MLHHFSNDTQQALYELLRDGEALTYREMEDALDRSNRQVRRTVKKLKAAGLPVQTRKRGRANEYYLPSSHQQSAHLTLDLDEHEVLALVITAAAARSNHSPSPLHEPLAAAFDQIMQSLPTGISGFEPRTLIHHIHFGQAPHVSVDADVFLALVRALGNRRRMAIDYHAAYNDTFHEGRVIEPYALARRGDAWLCVARDPNKPAGDDLRDFNLSRISDVRPADPDRPGGQYTIPDAFDLDIYFLPRFESIEGGEDYVVTLLFAPECVPYLQSKRYQRSQQIHDTERPDGRVEVSYEVAGLDEIATFVRSWGPKVEVLKPAALRDKIRDEARAVAAQYETASSAAAPSATP; translated from the coding sequence GTGCTACACCACTTCTCTAACGACACCCAGCAGGCCCTGTACGAACTCCTGCGCGACGGCGAGGCGCTCACCTACCGCGAAATGGAAGATGCGCTCGACCGCTCAAACCGCCAGGTGCGTCGTACCGTGAAGAAACTGAAGGCCGCGGGCCTTCCGGTCCAAACCCGCAAACGTGGCCGGGCGAACGAATATTATCTGCCGAGCTCGCACCAACAATCTGCCCACTTGACGCTCGACCTTGATGAGCACGAGGTGCTGGCGTTGGTGATTACCGCCGCGGCGGCCCGCTCCAATCACAGCCCCTCGCCGCTCCACGAGCCGCTGGCCGCCGCGTTCGATCAGATCATGCAGTCCTTGCCCACCGGCATCAGCGGGTTCGAGCCGCGCACGCTGATCCATCACATCCACTTTGGACAGGCCCCGCACGTGTCGGTTGACGCAGATGTATTTCTTGCGCTTGTGCGTGCGCTGGGCAACCGCCGCCGCATGGCCATCGACTACCACGCCGCCTACAACGACACCTTTCACGAGGGGCGCGTCATTGAGCCGTACGCGCTGGCCCGGCGCGGCGACGCCTGGTTGTGCGTGGCCCGCGATCCTAACAAGCCGGCCGGCGACGACCTCCGCGACTTCAACCTCAGCCGCATCTCGGATGTGCGCCCCGCCGACCCCGACCGCCCCGGCGGCCAGTACACCATTCCCGACGCCTTCGACCTCGACATATACTTTTTGCCCCGCTTCGAATCCATTGAAGGCGGGGAGGACTACGTCGTCACGCTGCTCTTTGCACCGGAGTGCGTGCCGTACCTCCAATCGAAGCGGTACCAGCGGTCGCAACAGATCCACGACACCGAGCGGCCGGACGGACGGGTGGAGGTATCGTACGAGGTCGCCGGGTTGGACGAGATTGCGACGTTTGTGCGCTCGTGGGGCCCCAAGGTGGAGGTGCTCAAGCCCGCAGCGCTGCGCGACAAGATTCGAGACGAGGCCCGCGCGGTGGCCGCTCAGTACGAAACGGCTTCATCCGCCGCGGCCCCTTCCGCAACGCCGTAG
- the acnA gene encoding aconitate hydratase AcnA translates to MTDPRSLTPDPFGARDTFDTGSGSAYLYRLDALKDEGYNIDRFPVSIRILLEALLRECDGRTVTEENVRDLATYDPSAPAASEIPYMPSRVLLQDFTGVPAVVDLAALRSAMERLGGDPQQINPQVPVHLIIDHSVQVDHYGTVEAIKLNSELEFKRNKERYEFLRWGSEAFENFSVVPPASGICHQVNLEYVARGVWTRPTDTGIDLAYPDTLVGTDSHTTMINGLGVVGWGVGGIEAEAAMLGQPIYMLMPEVVGVRLTGALAEGATATDLVLKATQMLRSYGVVGRFVEFFGPGLHTLTVPDRATIANMSPEYGATMGFFPIDDETLDYMRRTNRSEEQVQLVERYTKEQGLFHTPDTPEPDCLDVLELDLSSIEPSVAGPKRPQDRIAVPALPDEFEESLTREAGPKGFGRDAEANDATGRYDDGAHAYDLTNGDVVIAAITSCTNTSNPSVMLGAGLLAKKAVEAGLTVKPHVKTSLAPGSKVVTDYLQEGQLLPYLEELGFNTVGYGCTTCIGNSGPLPEPVEQAIKDGDLIVSGVLSGNRNFEGRIHSLVQANYLASPPLVVAYALAGTVDIDLTSEPIGENADGEAIYLEDIWPSADEIKAMIEDVVKPEFFRDEYDGIETSNETWNNIEIPEGAVYDWDDDSTYIQEPPFFVGLSPETPEITPIEQARVLVKAGDSTTTDHISPAGSIPEDYPAGKYLKEHGVKPYAFNSYGARRGNHEVMMRGTFANIRIKNELVRDEDGNVVEGGYTRNFLNDGEVTSVYDAAMDYIDHDIPLVVLGGEDYGMGSSRDWAAKGTILLGVQATIVKSYERIHRSNLIGMGVLPLQFKDGEGPDELGLDGTESFDIPIDDDLQAGQEVEVTATKTDGSTVTFTAINRCDTDVEVEYLRHGGILHYVLRDFLNNAPVAA, encoded by the coding sequence ATGACGGACCCCCGTTCTTTAACGCCTGACCCCTTCGGCGCCCGCGATACGTTCGACACCGGGTCCGGGAGCGCGTACCTGTACCGGCTCGACGCGCTGAAAGACGAAGGGTACAACATCGACCGCTTTCCGGTCTCCATCCGCATCCTGCTGGAGGCGCTCTTGCGCGAGTGCGACGGCCGCACGGTAACGGAAGAAAACGTGCGCGACCTCGCCACCTACGATCCCAGCGCGCCCGCCGCGTCGGAGATTCCGTACATGCCCTCGCGCGTGCTGCTGCAAGACTTCACCGGCGTGCCGGCTGTGGTCGACCTTGCGGCGCTGCGCTCGGCCATGGAGCGCCTCGGCGGCGATCCGCAACAGATCAATCCGCAGGTGCCTGTGCACCTCATCATCGACCACTCGGTGCAGGTGGATCACTACGGCACGGTGGAAGCCATTAAGCTGAACTCCGAGCTCGAATTTAAGCGCAACAAGGAGCGCTACGAGTTTTTGCGTTGGGGCAGCGAGGCGTTTGAGAACTTCTCGGTGGTGCCCCCGGCCAGCGGCATCTGCCACCAGGTGAACCTGGAGTACGTGGCCCGCGGCGTGTGGACGCGCCCCACGGACACGGGCATCGACCTAGCCTACCCCGACACCCTGGTGGGCACCGATAGCCACACGACCATGATTAACGGCCTGGGCGTTGTGGGCTGGGGCGTGGGCGGCATTGAAGCCGAGGCTGCGATGCTCGGCCAGCCCATCTACATGCTCATGCCCGAAGTGGTGGGCGTGCGCCTCACCGGTGCGCTGGCCGAGGGCGCTACCGCCACCGACCTCGTCCTGAAGGCGACGCAGATGCTGCGCTCGTACGGCGTCGTCGGCCGCTTCGTGGAATTCTTTGGGCCGGGCTTGCACACGCTCACCGTGCCCGACCGCGCCACCATCGCCAACATGTCGCCCGAATACGGCGCCACGATGGGCTTCTTCCCCATCGACGACGAAACGCTCGACTACATGCGCCGCACGAACCGCTCCGAGGAGCAGGTGCAGCTGGTAGAGCGGTACACCAAGGAGCAGGGCCTCTTCCACACGCCCGACACGCCCGAGCCCGACTGCCTCGACGTGCTGGAGCTCGACCTGAGCAGCATTGAGCCGAGCGTGGCCGGGCCGAAGCGCCCCCAAGACCGCATCGCGGTGCCCGCGCTGCCCGATGAGTTTGAGGAAAGCCTCACGCGCGAAGCCGGACCGAAGGGCTTTGGCCGCGATGCCGAAGCGAACGACGCGACCGGCCGCTACGACGACGGCGCCCACGCGTACGACCTCACGAACGGCGACGTGGTCATCGCCGCCATCACGAGCTGCACCAACACCTCCAACCCCAGCGTGATGCTGGGCGCTGGTCTCCTGGCCAAAAAGGCCGTAGAGGCGGGCCTCACCGTGAAGCCGCACGTGAAGACGAGCCTCGCGCCGGGCTCGAAGGTCGTCACCGACTACCTGCAGGAAGGCCAGCTGCTGCCGTATCTTGAGGAGCTGGGCTTCAACACCGTGGGCTACGGCTGCACCACCTGCATCGGCAACAGCGGACCGCTGCCCGAGCCGGTGGAACAGGCCATCAAGGACGGCGACCTGATTGTGAGCGGCGTGCTCTCGGGCAACCGCAACTTCGAGGGCCGCATCCACTCGCTCGTGCAAGCCAACTACCTCGCGTCGCCGCCGCTCGTGGTGGCCTACGCCCTCGCCGGCACGGTCGACATCGACCTGACATCCGAGCCGATCGGCGAAAACGCGGACGGCGAAGCCATCTACCTCGAAGACATCTGGCCCTCGGCCGACGAAATCAAGGCCATGATCGAGGACGTCGTGAAGCCGGAATTCTTCCGGGACGAGTACGACGGCATCGAGACGTCGAACGAAACCTGGAACAACATCGAGATTCCGGAAGGCGCGGTGTACGACTGGGACGACGACTCGACCTACATCCAGGAGCCGCCGTTCTTTGTCGGCCTCTCGCCCGAGACGCCCGAGATTACGCCCATCGAGCAGGCCCGCGTCCTCGTGAAGGCGGGCGACTCTACCACCACCGACCACATCTCGCCCGCGGGGTCGATTCCGGAAGACTACCCGGCCGGCAAGTACCTGAAGGAGCACGGCGTTAAGCCCTACGCGTTCAACTCGTACGGCGCCCGCCGCGGCAACCACGAGGTGATGATGCGCGGCACGTTTGCCAACATCCGCATCAAGAACGAACTGGTGCGCGACGAGGACGGCAACGTGGTGGAAGGCGGCTACACGCGCAACTTCCTCAACGACGGCGAAGTCACGTCCGTCTACGACGCGGCCATGGACTACATCGACCACGACATCCCGCTGGTTGTACTAGGCGGCGAGGATTACGGGATGGGCTCCAGCCGCGACTGGGCCGCTAAGGGCACGATTCTGCTAGGCGTGCAGGCGACCATCGTGAAGAGCTACGAGCGCATCCACCGCTCCAACCTCATCGGCATGGGCGTGCTGCCGCTCCAGTTTAAGGACGGCGAAGGCCCCGACGAGCTGGGCCTCGATGGCACCGAGTCGTTTGACATCCCCATCGACGACGACTTGCAGGCCGGGCAGGAGGTTGAGGTGACGGCCACCAAAACGGACGGCTCGACCGTCACGTTTACGGCCATCAACCGCTGCGACACCGACGTGGAGGTTGAGTACCTGCGCCACGGCGGCATCCTGCACTACGTCCTGCGCGACTTCCTGAACAACGCGCCGGTGGCCGCCTAA
- a CDS encoding type I-E CRISPR-associated protein Cas5/CasD: MIDFSFFLEPPELDVAAVLTIEALTPLSMSTAQPGTYYRSQPAPSEAMLYGLLENALGWHFPEDVRTDVLKQLRQAAKDELGHGHPLKKEPWITGDEDSESASGFVTLLQYHLEFETAFLPETTHFDDLWARHARSTGTQFSGGSRNYNIGIERVMNLKGAEAINFGDRSSYKIRDPEKLLDVEAGDKVHVNALRPHFPQFYVSPTKREYVIPEGAYRYRIRTSATLAEMLGAALEAPAAPLYLGSNDGWVEARLEEVHP; the protein is encoded by the coding sequence ATGATAGACTTCTCGTTCTTTTTAGAGCCGCCCGAGCTTGACGTGGCCGCGGTACTGACTATCGAAGCGCTCACGCCGCTTTCGATGTCGACGGCGCAGCCGGGCACGTACTACCGAAGTCAGCCTGCCCCCAGCGAGGCCATGCTGTACGGCTTGCTCGAAAACGCGCTAGGCTGGCACTTCCCAGAAGACGTGCGGACCGATGTATTAAAGCAATTACGCCAAGCAGCGAAAGACGAACTTGGTCACGGCCATCCCCTCAAAAAGGAACCGTGGATTACAGGCGACGAAGACTCCGAATCTGCCTCCGGCTTCGTAACCCTGCTCCAGTATCATTTGGAATTCGAAACCGCTTTTCTCCCGGAAACGACGCACTTCGATGATCTTTGGGCACGGCATGCGCGAAGTACAGGCACGCAGTTTTCGGGTGGAAGCCGAAATTATAACATTGGGATAGAGCGCGTCATGAACTTGAAAGGCGCTGAAGCTATCAACTTTGGAGATCGTTCAAGTTACAAGATTCGCGACCCCGAAAAGCTGCTCGATGTGGAGGCCGGCGACAAAGTGCATGTAAATGCGCTACGTCCACATTTTCCACAGTTTTACGTAAGCCCCACAAAGCGAGAATATGTAATTCCGGAAGGAGCGTACCGTTACCGGATTCGCACGTCGGCAACACTTGCTGAGATGCTTGGTGCCGCGCTGGAAGCCCCGGCCGCACCGCTCTACCTTGGAAGTAATGACGGTTGGGTGGAAGCGCGGCTGGAGGAAGTGCACCCGTGA
- a CDS encoding WCX domain-containing protein has protein sequence MATASAVVSVSLTFDASQHDRLTQPGAAQLPTPVWNGRPLVLARAAGPYQLIGCTPDIETLVPWILSFGASVGVDSPASLRRHIAAEARALALRYAAA, from the coding sequence ATGGCTACTGCTTCTGCCGTCGTGTCCGTATCGCTGACGTTTGACGCCTCACAGCACGACCGCCTGACCCAACCGGGGGCTGCCCAGTTGCCGACCCCCGTGTGGAACGGCCGTCCGTTGGTGCTTGCGCGGGCCGCGGGGCCGTACCAACTGATTGGGTGCACGCCCGACATCGAAACGCTAGTGCCCTGGATACTGAGCTTCGGCGCGTCCGTCGGCGTCGACAGCCCGGCGTCGTTGCGTCGGCACATCGCCGCTGAAGCTCGGGCGTTGGCCCTACGCTACGCCGCCGCCTAA